From Bosea sp. NBC_00550, the proteins below share one genomic window:
- a CDS encoding recombinase family protein gives MTKIGYARVSTHDQDYEGQVERLKAEGCTTIRKEKVSAASREGRDELAAILDFLRPGDELMVTRLDRLGRSTRDVLNIVHECDQRQASLTVLEPYVSTKGDTGRIVLTVLGMVAEMERGFIKARQRDGIAKAKEAGVYTGGKRRIDAQRVMAMNQEGKGPTEIAKSLGASRMQVHRILTAEKA, from the coding sequence ATAACCAAGATCGGATATGCCCGCGTCTCGACCCATGACCAAGATTACGAAGGTCAGGTAGAGCGCCTCAAAGCCGAAGGGTGCACCACGATCCGGAAGGAGAAGGTGAGCGCAGCGAGCCGCGAAGGCCGTGATGAACTTGCCGCCATCCTCGACTTCCTCAGGCCGGGCGATGAACTCATGGTCACGCGGCTCGACAGGCTCGGGAGGTCCACTCGGGATGTCCTCAACATCGTCCACGAGTGCGACCAGCGGCAGGCGTCCCTCACGGTGCTAGAGCCCTATGTTTCCACCAAGGGGGACACCGGCAGGATCGTGCTCACTGTCCTAGGCATGGTGGCTGAGATGGAGCGCGGGTTCATCAAGGCTCGCCAGCGCGATGGTATCGCCAAGGCGAAGGAGGCTGGTGTCTATACCGGCGGTAAGCGCAGGATCGATGCTCAGCGCGTGATGGCCATGAATCAGGAAGGCAAAGGCCCGACTGAGATTGCCAAGTCGCTAGGCGCCAGCCGCATGCAGGTCCATCGCATCCTCACGGCTGAGAAGGCCTGA
- a CDS encoding recombinase family protein — MQYVLYRRVSTEEQGKSCLDLEAQDRDIRLYLETYSPTPWEVLREFTEVESGANADRPELANALELARKTRATLLVSKLDRLSRRVSLIASLTEDKRVPVRVASMPHADALQLCTYAALAEQERQFVTLRTKVASQKAKGPGVKLGGLRAATMKRNEVVKAQAQERAEAWRGVVEPLRGAGKSIREIAEALNAAGIKTARGGPWHPTTVQRVVDRLRRQADPFDSSMDRPGRSPVWH, encoded by the coding sequence ATGCAGTACGTTCTCTACCGCCGCGTCTCTACCGAAGAGCAGGGCAAGAGCTGCCTGGACCTGGAGGCGCAGGACCGGGACATCCGACTGTATCTTGAGACCTACAGCCCTACGCCCTGGGAAGTGCTGCGGGAGTTCACCGAGGTGGAGAGCGGCGCCAACGCTGACCGCCCAGAGTTGGCCAATGCTTTAGAGTTGGCTCGGAAGACCAGGGCCACGCTCCTGGTGTCGAAGCTGGACCGCCTGTCGCGCCGGGTGTCTTTGATCGCTTCGTTGACGGAGGACAAGCGGGTCCCCGTTCGGGTCGCTTCGATGCCCCACGCCGACGCCTTACAGCTTTGCACCTATGCGGCCCTGGCCGAGCAGGAGCGGCAGTTCGTCACCCTCCGCACCAAGGTGGCCTCACAGAAAGCCAAGGGCCCTGGCGTCAAGCTAGGTGGCCTCCGGGCCGCCACCATGAAGCGAAACGAAGTCGTGAAGGCCCAGGCCCAGGAACGGGCCGAGGCATGGCGAGGCGTCGTGGAGCCGCTCCGTGGAGCCGGCAAAAGCATCAGGGAGATTGCCGAGGCACTGAACGCCGCCGGCATCAAGACTGCTCGCGGCGGACCATGGCACCCGACGACCGTCCAGCGGGTTGTGGATCGCCTTAGGAGGCAGGCTGACCCTTTCGATAGCTCGATGGACAGGCCGGGTCGGTCCCCGGTCTGGCACTAG